The following proteins are co-located in the Rippkaea orientalis PCC 8801 genome:
- the sds gene encoding solanesyl diphosphate synthase has translation MISTTSLFAPVDDDLRLLTNNLKQLVGARHPILGAAAEHLFDAGGKRIRPAIVLLVSRATMLEREITPRHRRLAEITEMIHTASLVHDDVVDEAELRRNVPTVNSLFDNRIAVLAGDFLFAQSSWYLANLDNLEVVKLLSEVIRDFAEGEILQGINRFDTTLTLEAYLEKSYYKTASLIANSAKAAAVLSDSPREMIDHLYDYGRDLGLAFQIVDDILDFTTPTEVLGKPSGSDLISGNITAPALFAMEEQPYLETLIEREFSEEGDIEKALLLVEESQGITRSRELAAHHAQLALKHLDCLAPSPSAQVLKDLVDYVLSRLY, from the coding sequence ATGATATCAACCACCTCTCTTTTTGCGCCTGTTGACGACGATCTACGCCTTCTAACCAATAATCTCAAACAGTTGGTGGGGGCTCGCCATCCCATTTTAGGGGCAGCGGCTGAACATCTGTTTGATGCGGGGGGTAAGCGTATTCGTCCGGCGATCGTCCTATTAGTGTCACGGGCTACAATGCTAGAACGGGAAATTACGCCCCGTCATCGACGCTTAGCCGAAATTACTGAGATGATTCACACCGCGAGTCTGGTTCATGATGATGTGGTGGATGAAGCAGAACTGCGGCGCAATGTGCCGACGGTTAATAGTTTATTTGATAATCGCATTGCGGTGTTGGCGGGAGATTTTCTCTTTGCCCAGTCCTCTTGGTATTTGGCAAATTTGGATAATTTAGAAGTGGTCAAATTACTATCGGAGGTGATCCGAGATTTTGCTGAGGGGGAAATTCTCCAAGGGATTAATCGCTTTGATACGACCCTTACTTTAGAAGCGTATTTAGAAAAAAGTTATTATAAAACGGCTTCGTTGATCGCCAATAGTGCTAAAGCGGCGGCGGTTTTAAGTGATTCCCCTAGGGAAATGATTGATCATCTCTATGATTACGGACGGGATTTAGGATTAGCCTTTCAGATAGTTGATGATATTCTAGATTTTACTACGCCAACGGAAGTTTTAGGTAAGCCGTCTGGGTCTGATTTAATCAGTGGAAATATTACGGCTCCTGCACTGTTTGCAATGGAAGAACAGCCCTATTTAGAAACATTAATTGAGCGAGAGTTTAGCGAGGAAGGAGACATCGAAAAAGCTTTATTATTAGTAGAAGAAAGTCAAGGAATTACGCGATCGCGGGAATTGGCTGCTCATCATGCTCAATTAGCACTCAAACATCTGGACTGCCTTGCTCCTTCCCCTTCTGCTCAAGTCTTAAAAGATTTGGTTGATTATGTTTTAAGTCGGCTTTATTAA
- a CDS encoding transposase, which yields MSPKKLTNDDKQEILKLYRQTPETTSTLADRYGVSSSTISRFLKGHLSELEYEDLIQQKRLARTTKSDKLESEPLPVLEIVETAQTPEIPEPVSQPKAKLAPEIAEIPEIPEPVPQPKPKPVPILARTLAPMVVEEPVSLNLQPTIEAPEDEEDEEDELEGVDVFALGEMLGEELAEDEDDEDELEDEDWDEEDELEYSPSLPKDGKVKVLPLSAAIFPKTCYLVIDRAAELIARPLKEFAHLGQIPPEEVQQRTLPVFDNHQGARRFSNRSQRVIKVPDGRILYKTCPYLYAKGITRLLMDGQIYSLVSAAD from the coding sequence ATGAGTCCCAAGAAACTGACTAATGACGATAAGCAAGAAATTCTTAAGCTTTATCGACAAACACCAGAAACCACCTCTACTTTGGCTGATCGTTATGGGGTCAGCAGTTCAACGATTAGCCGTTTTCTTAAAGGTCATTTGTCAGAATTGGAGTATGAGGACTTAATCCAACAAAAACGGCTCGCTCGAACAACAAAGTCTGATAAGCTTGAGTCTGAACCGCTACCTGTCCTAGAGATTGTAGAAACTGCACAAACTCCAGAAATTCCTGAACCAGTCTCTCAACCCAAGGCTAAACTAGCCCCAGAAATTGCCGAAATTCCCGAAATTCCCGAACCAGTCCCCCAACCCAAACCTAAACCCGTTCCCATTTTAGCGAGAACCCTTGCACCTATGGTCGTGGAAGAACCCGTCTCGTTGAACCTACAGCCTACTATAGAAGCACCAGAAGATGAGGAAGATGAGGAAGATGAACTCGAAGGGGTTGATGTCTTTGCTCTTGGTGAGATGCTTGGAGAAGAGTTAGCTGAGGATGAAGACGATGAGGATGAGTTGGAAGATGAAGATTGGGATGAGGAAGATGAGTTAGAATATAGTCCCTCTTTACCCAAGGACGGTAAGGTCAAAGTTTTACCGTTATCAGCAGCGATTTTCCCCAAAACTTGTTATTTAGTGATTGATCGCGCAGCAGAATTAATCGCTCGACCCCTCAAAGAATTTGCCCATTTAGGTCAAATTCCCCCCGAAGAAGTACAACAAAGAACCTTACCTGTGTTTGATAATCATCAAGGAGCTCGTCGCTTTTCCAACCGATCGCAACGAGTGATTAAGGTTCCCGATGGACGTATATTGTACAAAACCTGCCCTTATTTATACGCCAAAGGGATTACCCGTCTGCTGATGGATGGACAGATTTATTCTTTAGTTTCTGCGGCTGATTAG
- a CDS encoding pentapeptide repeat-containing protein, whose protein sequence is MKTERLRQLYEQGIREFPEIDLRGENLSRAMLICVNLTNANLMGINLSRSFLTKSILKQASLNWADLTYAKMSEIHLEEADLTKANISGAFMVKANLIKARLSGADLSHTNLRAADLRNANLCGANLHRVNLREANLEGVNFNWANLAEARLSAANLAGVSFFNANLSLAFLKDVDLSGADLEGVNLSEARLGESNLEKANLKGANLQGARLRHTNLRGANLIGANLRDAQLDEADLTGAILKAEDSSSVSSTPTTVEEMYRRKDKRLQLNRSQTREVKAYSSYFQQFQLS, encoded by the coding sequence ATGAAAACGGAGCGTTTACGTCAACTTTATGAACAAGGAATCAGAGAATTTCCTGAGATCGATCTTAGAGGAGAAAACCTATCTAGGGCAATGCTCATCTGTGTCAATTTAACCAACGCTAATTTAATGGGAATTAATTTAAGTCGCAGCTTTTTGACTAAATCGATTCTCAAGCAAGCGAGTCTCAATTGGGCTGATCTCACCTATGCCAAAATGAGTGAGATTCATCTAGAGGAAGCTGATCTAACTAAAGCCAATATCAGTGGGGCTTTTATGGTTAAAGCGAATCTTATTAAAGCCAGACTCAGTGGCGCGGACTTATCCCATACTAACTTACGGGCGGCTGATTTGCGTAACGCTAATCTTTGTGGGGCAAATCTCCATCGGGTCAATCTGCGCGAAGCCAATTTAGAAGGTGTTAACTTTAATTGGGCGAATTTAGCGGAAGCTCGGTTAAGTGCAGCTAACTTGGCAGGGGTTTCTTTTTTTAATGCTAATCTTAGTCTAGCGTTTCTTAAAGACGTGGATTTAAGTGGGGCTGATTTAGAAGGCGTTAACCTTAGTGAAGCCAGATTAGGGGAAAGTAATCTCGAAAAAGCTAACTTAAAAGGAGCCAATCTTCAAGGAGCACGGTTAAGACATACTAATTTGCGCGGTGCGAACTTAATTGGGGCAAATTTAAGAGATGCACAATTAGACGAAGCTGATTTAACCGGGGCAATCCTGAAAGCCGAAGACTCATCTTCTGTCAGTTCGACTCCGACAACTGTAGAAGAAATGTACCGACGAAAAGACAAGAGGCTGCAGTTAAACCGCTCCCAAACCAGAGAAGTTAAAGCCTATTCTAGTTATTTCCAACAATTTCAACTTAGCTAA
- the carA gene encoding glutamine-hydrolyzing carbamoyl-phosphate synthase small subunit, giving the protein MAIAKATPALLMLADGTSFEGLSFGAKGTTLGEVVFNTGMTGYQEVLTDPSYCGQIVTFTYPELGNTGVNPDDEESSRPQVKGVIARNITYRPSNWRSTESLPDYLLRHNVIGIYGLDTRALTRKIRAVGAINGAISTEILEPTELLRQVQLTPSMAGLNLVKEVTTKEVYEWFTPTDSQWEFNPKNQTMDKGTLKVVAIDFGVKRNILRRLASYGCHVIVVPANTPAEEILKYDPDGIFLSNGPGDPSAVQEGIETAKELIKAGKPTFGICMGHQILGLSLGAQTFKLKFGHRGLNQPCGLNQEVEITSQNHGFAVTDKSLGADVEITHLNLNDHTIAGLSHKTLPFFSVQYHPEASPGPHDADYLFEKFVNLMREHKK; this is encoded by the coding sequence ATGGCAATAGCAAAGGCGACACCAGCCCTATTAATGTTAGCAGATGGAACTTCCTTTGAAGGTTTGTCCTTTGGAGCAAAAGGAACAACCCTCGGAGAAGTGGTCTTTAATACGGGTATGACGGGATATCAAGAAGTGTTAACCGATCCCAGTTATTGCGGTCAAATTGTCACCTTTACCTATCCAGAATTGGGCAATACGGGGGTTAACCCTGATGATGAAGAATCTTCCCGTCCCCAAGTTAAAGGGGTGATTGCGCGTAATATTACTTATCGTCCCAGTAACTGGCGTTCCACGGAATCTTTACCGGATTATTTGCTGCGTCACAACGTTATTGGTATTTATGGACTCGATACTCGGGCTTTAACCCGTAAAATTCGGGCTGTGGGGGCGATCAATGGCGCAATTTCTACGGAAATCCTCGAACCTACTGAGTTACTCCGTCAGGTACAATTAACCCCCAGTATGGCAGGACTGAATTTAGTCAAAGAGGTTACGACCAAAGAGGTTTATGAGTGGTTTACTCCGACAGACTCCCAGTGGGAATTTAATCCCAAGAACCAGACGATGGATAAGGGAACCTTAAAAGTTGTAGCCATTGATTTTGGAGTTAAACGCAATATTTTACGCCGTTTAGCGAGTTATGGCTGTCATGTGATTGTCGTTCCCGCTAATACCCCGGCCGAGGAGATTTTAAAGTACGATCCTGATGGGATTTTCTTATCTAATGGTCCGGGTGATCCTTCTGCTGTTCAAGAGGGAATTGAAACAGCAAAAGAACTGATTAAAGCGGGTAAACCGACCTTTGGGATCTGTATGGGACACCAAATTTTAGGGCTATCTTTGGGGGCTCAAACTTTTAAGTTAAAGTTTGGTCATCGCGGATTAAATCAGCCTTGTGGATTAAATCAAGAAGTAGAAATTACCAGTCAAAATCATGGGTTTGCTGTGACTGATAAATCCTTGGGGGCTGATGTGGAAATTACTCACTTGAATTTGAACGATCACACTATTGCCGGATTATCCCATAAAACCTTACCCTTTTTCTCAGTGCAATATCACCCAGAGGCAAGTCCTGGACCCCACGATGCCGATTATTTATTCGAGAAGTTTGTTAATTTAATGCGCGAACATAAAAAGTAA
- the trpE gene encoding anthranilate synthase component I, translating to MIFPDFKQFCALAQQGNFVPVYQEWVADLETPVSSWYKVCGDQPYSFLLESVEGGENLGRYSFLGCDPVWVLETKGETTTQTYRDGSIKIFQGNPLDILPQCLATIHPVMLPQLPSGIGGLFGFWGYELIHWIEPRVPIYPCTQEDLPDGIWMQVDNLIIFDQVKRKIWAIAYADLRGEKVDLKQAYQQACDRVTKLVIKLQLPLPVEAKTLELNPKSAESDPLNYNSNIERSRFCENVLKAKEYIRAGDIFQVVLSQRLTAHYSDDPFNLYRSLRLINPSPYMAYYNFGDWQIIGSSPEVMVKAERIEEKKIKATLRPIAGTRKRGKTVAEDQALAQDLLQDPKEIAEHVMLVDLGRNDLGRVCVEGTVTIDELMVIERYSHVMHIVSNAIGELSPDKTAWDLLKACFPAGTVSGAPKIRAMEIIHELEPERRGPYSGVYGYYDFEGQLNTAIAIRTMVVRPLGGNQHRVSVQAGAGLVADSDPEKEYEETLNKARGLLEAIRCLS from the coding sequence ATGATTTTTCCCGATTTCAAGCAATTTTGCGCTTTGGCACAACAGGGGAATTTTGTCCCCGTGTATCAAGAATGGGTTGCCGACCTAGAAACCCCGGTTTCTTCTTGGTATAAGGTCTGTGGTGATCAACCCTACAGCTTTCTATTAGAGTCGGTGGAAGGGGGAGAAAACCTCGGACGCTATAGCTTTTTGGGATGTGACCCCGTTTGGGTATTAGAAACCAAGGGAGAGACGACGACTCAAACCTATCGAGATGGTAGCATTAAGATATTTCAGGGCAATCCTTTGGATATTTTGCCTCAATGCTTGGCAACAATTCATCCAGTCATGTTACCTCAACTTCCCTCAGGAATTGGGGGATTATTTGGATTTTGGGGCTATGAGTTAATTCATTGGATTGAACCGCGAGTCCCCATCTATCCGTGTACCCAAGAGGACTTACCCGATGGAATCTGGATGCAGGTAGATAATTTAATTATTTTTGATCAGGTGAAGCGAAAAATTTGGGCGATCGCCTATGCTGATTTACGAGGGGAAAAAGTTGACCTCAAACAAGCCTATCAACAAGCTTGCGATCGCGTTACTAAGTTAGTGATCAAGCTACAACTTCCCTTACCAGTAGAAGCCAAAACCCTAGAATTAAACCCAAAATCAGCCGAATCTGACCCATTAAATTATAATAGCAATATAGAGCGATCGCGCTTTTGTGAAAATGTCCTCAAAGCCAAGGAATATATCCGTGCCGGGGATATCTTTCAAGTCGTGCTTTCTCAACGCCTGACAGCCCATTATAGCGATGATCCCTTCAATCTTTATCGTTCCCTGCGGTTGATTAATCCGTCTCCCTATATGGCCTATTACAATTTTGGAGACTGGCAAATTATTGGGTCAAGTCCAGAAGTAATGGTTAAGGCTGAACGGATAGAAGAAAAGAAAATTAAAGCAACCCTAAGACCCATCGCGGGAACCCGAAAACGGGGTAAGACAGTGGCAGAAGATCAGGCATTAGCTCAGGATTTACTGCAAGATCCCAAGGAAATCGCCGAGCACGTCATGTTAGTGGACTTGGGAAGAAATGATTTAGGCCGGGTCTGCGTCGAAGGAACGGTTACTATTGATGAGCTCATGGTGATTGAACGCTACTCCCATGTTATGCACATCGTCAGCAATGCGATCGGAGAATTGTCCCCTGATAAAACGGCCTGGGACTTATTAAAAGCCTGTTTTCCGGCAGGAACCGTCAGTGGTGCACCCAAAATCCGTGCCATGGAAATTATCCATGAATTGGAACCCGAACGACGAGGCCCCTATTCGGGGGTTTACGGTTACTACGATTTTGAGGGACAGCTAAATACAGCGATCGCCATTCGGACTATGGTAGTTCGTCCGTTAGGGGGCAATCAACATCGGGTTTCGGTACAAGCCGGAGCCGGGTTAGTAGCAGATTCTGACCCCGAAAAGGAATATGAAGAAACGTTAAATAAAGCAAGGGGATTGTTAGAAGCCATTCGTTGTTTAAGTTAA
- a CDS encoding DUF29 domain-containing protein, with protein sequence MKTSKTNINLSQVYDLDDHLWLEETIKLLKNHQLDQLDVEHLIEELESLSRRDKAKVASLLQQIIIHCLMLQYWTNEYQYNNNHWQGEILTFRDQLNRLLTTNLNNYLLDELQNLYQTASKITAKKMGQDISLFPSQCPYRLEQLLDENWWPIQP encoded by the coding sequence ATGAAGACCTCTAAGACGAATATTAACTTATCACAAGTCTATGATCTTGACGATCATCTTTGGTTAGAAGAAACGATCAAGTTACTGAAAAATCATCAACTTGATCAACTAGACGTAGAACACTTAATTGAGGAATTAGAAAGCTTGAGTCGTCGTGATAAAGCTAAAGTTGCCAGTCTTCTACAACAAATTATTATTCATTGCTTGATGCTGCAATATTGGACAAATGAATATCAATACAATAACAATCATTGGCAAGGAGAAATTTTAACCTTTAGGGATCAACTTAATCGATTATTAACAACTAACCTCAATAACTATTTACTCGATGAATTACAAAATTTATATCAAACTGCTAGTAAAATAACGGCTAAAAAAATGGGACAAGATATTAGTCTATTTCCCTCACAATGTCCCTATCGCTTGGAACAACTGTTAGATGAAAATTGGTGGCCAATACAGCCTTAA
- a CDS encoding Uma2 family endonuclease, with the protein MSSMSQTVEQSTTDQEASSVGNWATSLPDHTQLPDEDGNFVKNYQEPPQGDLLTDTITPILNKIHPDGNYCLGRDCGIYWRLPDPPESLEKGAVAPDWFYVPNVSPTIDGQVRRSFVMWQETIEPLIALEFVSGTGVEERDQTPVKGKFWVYERAIQIPFYGIYEVNKARVEVYQLVHGRYQKMTPNSRGHYCIEPLKIELGIWQGEYQNQQFPWLRWWDTDGNLLLTSQEWTEQERQRAERLAAQLRALGVEPED; encoded by the coding sequence ATGAGTTCAATGTCCCAAACAGTAGAACAATCAACCACTGATCAAGAAGCATCCTCTGTAGGAAATTGGGCGACTTCTTTACCCGATCATACCCAATTACCCGATGAAGATGGGAATTTTGTGAAAAATTATCAAGAACCCCCTCAAGGCGATCTGCTCACTGATACAATTACACCTATTTTAAATAAAATACATCCTGATGGAAACTATTGCCTGGGTCGAGATTGTGGTATTTATTGGCGACTGCCAGATCCTCCAGAATCTCTAGAAAAAGGTGCTGTTGCTCCAGATTGGTTTTATGTTCCCAATGTTTCCCCTACTATCGATGGACAAGTTCGCCGTTCCTTCGTGATGTGGCAGGAAACAATTGAGCCGTTAATTGCATTAGAATTTGTTTCAGGTACTGGAGTAGAAGAACGGGATCAAACGCCAGTTAAAGGTAAATTTTGGGTCTATGAAAGAGCCATTCAGATCCCTTTTTATGGAATTTATGAAGTTAATAAAGCCCGAGTTGAAGTTTATCAGCTAGTTCATGGTCGTTATCAAAAAATGACACCCAATAGCCGAGGTCATTATTGTATTGAACCGTTAAAAATAGAATTGGGAATTTGGCAAGGGGAATACCAAAATCAACAGTTTCCTTGGTTGCGGTGGTGGGATACTGACGGTAATTTGTTGTTAACCAGTCAAGAATGGACTGAACAGGAACGGCAACGCGCCGAGCGTTTAGCAGCACAATTACGCGCATTAGGGGTGGAGCCTGAGGATTAG
- a CDS encoding MOSC domain-containing protein — protein sequence MTNTIAYVSRLLIYPIKSLNEVSTDRVTILKSGAIKGDRQWAIFDQSGKFVNGKRNDKIHKIRTKFNLETNKISLNVQESEDIKVFDIDQDLEGLSNWLSDYFGFPVNIKQDLDKGFPDDTLSPGPTIISTATLEAIASWYPNLEVEELRRRFRANIEISGVPAFWEDQLFTTAEKTLNFQIGKVQFLGINPCQRCVVVTRHSQTGEADANFQKIFVTKRQETLPHWVERSRFNHFYRLAINTQVPNTEAGKTISIGDELRLT from the coding sequence ATGACGAATACAATTGCCTATGTTTCAAGATTATTAATTTACCCTATTAAATCCTTAAATGAGGTTAGCACAGATAGGGTAACTATTCTCAAAAGTGGTGCGATTAAAGGTGATCGCCAATGGGCAATTTTTGATCAATCAGGAAAATTTGTTAATGGCAAACGCAATGATAAAATCCATAAAATACGCACTAAGTTTAATCTAGAAACGAATAAAATTTCCTTGAACGTCCAAGAAAGTGAGGATATTAAAGTATTTGATATTGACCAAGATCTCGAAGGATTATCTAATTGGTTAAGTGACTACTTTGGGTTTCCAGTAAACATTAAACAAGACTTAGACAAGGGATTTCCTGATGATACATTATCCCCTGGCCCAACGATTATTAGCACCGCAACCTTAGAAGCGATCGCCTCATGGTATCCTAACCTTGAGGTTGAAGAACTGCGTCGAAGATTTCGCGCTAATATTGAAATTTCAGGTGTTCCTGCTTTTTGGGAAGATCAGCTTTTTACAACAGCCGAAAAAACCCTTAATTTCCAGATAGGAAAGGTACAATTTTTAGGGATTAACCCTTGTCAACGATGTGTGGTGGTTACTCGTCATTCTCAAACCGGAGAAGCTGATGCCAATTTTCAAAAGATCTTTGTGACTAAACGACAAGAAACTTTACCCCACTGGGTTGAGCGATCGCGGTTTAATCACTTTTATCGATTAGCAATCAATACCCAAGTACCGAATACTGAAGCGGGAAAAACCATTAGTATCGGAGATGAACTGAGGTTAACTTAA
- a CDS encoding photosystem I reaction center subunit II PsaD, with translation MADELKGLSPKFGGSTGGLLSKADREEKYAITWTSTTEQVFEMPTGGAAIMNKGENLLYLARKEQCLALGTQLRTKFKPKIQDYKIYRIYPSGETQYLHPADGVFPEKVNEGREFNGKKDRKIGDNPEPATLKFSGKAPYDV, from the coding sequence ATGGCAGATGAGCTTAAAGGACTGTCTCCTAAATTCGGTGGTAGCACGGGTGGCCTACTTTCCAAAGCCGACCGTGAAGAAAAATACGCCATCACCTGGACTAGCACAACAGAGCAAGTCTTTGAAATGCCAACCGGTGGTGCAGCTATCATGAATAAAGGGGAAAACCTCTTATATTTAGCTCGCAAAGAGCAATGCTTAGCATTGGGAACCCAGTTAAGAACCAAGTTCAAACCCAAAATCCAAGATTATAAGATCTATCGTATCTATCCCAGTGGAGAAACCCAATATCTTCACCCGGCTGATGGAGTCTTCCCCGAAAAAGTCAATGAAGGCCGGGAATTTAACGGCAAGAAAGACCGTAAAATTGGGGATAACCCTGAACCTGCTACCCTGAAATTCTCAGGAAAAGCCCCTTATGATGTTTAA
- a CDS encoding ABC1 kinase family protein encodes MPEATVLPHVEPQTVITIEAQPIHIPKTHTEDLGPISDTSPESWQYHPETIKEYYRQRPLEVLSRLIYVASQFCGFILGLWWDKRWGKNPQQEKKRAIQLREMLTRLGPTYIKVGQALSTRPDLVPPLYLEELTTLQDQLPSFPNEVAYRFIEEELGETPQAIYAELSAKPLAAASLGQVYKGRLKTGEQVAVKVQRPDLIRRITLDIYIMRSLATWAQKNLKFIRSDLVAITDELASRIFEEINYIQEGRNAEKFAELYGHLPEIYVPKIYWEYTGRRVLTMEWVEGTKLTNIQEVQAKGIDATHLVEVGVNCSLRQLLEHGFFHADPHPGNLLATPDGKLAYLDFGMMSNIKPYQRYGLIEAVVHLVNRDFEALAYDYVKLDFLNPDTDLSPIVPALSQVFGNALGASVAELNFKSITDQMSAMMYEFPFRVPAYYALIIRSMVTLEGIAIGIDPNFKVLSKAYPYVAKRLLTDPSQELRTSLKDLLFKEGSFRWNRLENLLRNAKDSPDYNIDKVLDQATDFLFSERGAFIRERMIDEVINTVDIFSRRTWLNFSTIVREQVGMAVQETPPELRDNAQTTEHLKNIVKILQDTPGFDTMRLIQVLTKLLTKPETQQMGQKIAEGLFQKALARLIRNILLELDKPKDDSSQIPHNQPSLPVGY; translated from the coding sequence ATGCCTGAAGCGACCGTACTCCCCCATGTTGAGCCTCAAACTGTGATTACCATTGAAGCACAACCAATTCATATTCCCAAAACCCATACAGAAGACTTAGGGCCAATTAGTGATACCTCTCCCGAAAGTTGGCAATATCATCCAGAAACCATTAAAGAATATTATCGTCAACGTCCTCTAGAAGTATTGAGTAGATTAATCTATGTTGCTTCGCAATTTTGCGGGTTTATATTAGGTTTATGGTGGGATAAACGTTGGGGAAAAAACCCCCAACAAGAGAAGAAAAGAGCGATTCAACTGAGGGAAATGCTCACTCGATTAGGACCGACCTATATTAAAGTGGGGCAAGCATTATCAACACGGCCGGACTTAGTTCCTCCGCTTTATTTGGAAGAATTAACCACGCTACAAGATCAACTCCCTTCTTTTCCGAATGAAGTTGCCTATCGTTTTATTGAAGAAGAATTAGGCGAAACTCCCCAAGCCATTTATGCAGAACTTTCTGCTAAACCCTTAGCAGCAGCTTCTCTAGGACAAGTCTACAAGGGTAGGTTAAAAACAGGGGAACAAGTCGCGGTTAAAGTGCAACGTCCTGACCTTATTCGCCGCATCACCTTAGATATTTATATTATGCGCAGTCTAGCGACTTGGGCGCAAAAGAATCTAAAATTTATTCGCTCAGATTTAGTGGCTATTACCGATGAATTAGCCAGTCGTATTTTTGAAGAAATTAACTATATTCAAGAAGGTCGCAACGCTGAAAAATTTGCCGAACTTTATGGACATTTACCAGAGATTTATGTCCCTAAAATTTATTGGGAATATACCGGCCGTCGTGTTCTGACAATGGAATGGGTAGAAGGAACCAAATTAACCAATATTCAAGAAGTTCAAGCCAAGGGAATTGATGCAACCCATTTAGTTGAAGTTGGGGTGAATTGTTCGCTACGTCAATTATTAGAACATGGCTTTTTTCATGCTGACCCCCACCCGGGCAATTTATTAGCAACTCCCGATGGAAAATTAGCCTATTTAGACTTTGGGATGATGAGCAACATTAAACCCTATCAACGCTATGGGTTAATAGAAGCCGTTGTCCACTTAGTCAATCGAGATTTTGAAGCCTTAGCCTACGATTATGTTAAGCTAGATTTTTTAAATCCTGATACCGATTTATCCCCGATTGTTCCGGCTTTAAGTCAAGTTTTTGGGAATGCTTTAGGGGCGAGCGTTGCTGAATTAAATTTTAAAAGTATTACCGATCAAATGTCAGCAATGATGTATGAATTTCCCTTCCGAGTTCCGGCTTATTATGCCCTAATTATTCGGTCTATGGTAACATTAGAAGGGATTGCGATCGGCATTGATCCCAATTTTAAAGTCCTTAGTAAAGCCTATCCTTATGTTGCTAAACGATTACTGACTGATCCCTCTCAAGAGTTACGAACTTCTCTAAAAGATTTATTATTTAAAGAGGGTAGTTTTCGCTGGAATCGCTTAGAAAATTTACTTCGCAATGCCAAAGATTCACCTGACTATAATATTGATAAAGTTCTTGATCAAGCGACTGATTTCCTCTTCTCCGAAAGAGGTGCATTTATTCGGGAAAGGATGATTGATGAAGTGATAAATACTGTTGATATTTTTAGTCGTCGAACCTGGCTTAATTTTTCGACAATTGTGCGGGAACAGGTCGGAATGGCTGTTCAAGAAACCCCCCCAGAATTAAGAGATAATGCTCAAACCACAGAACATCTGAAAAATATCGTTAAAATCCTTCAAGATACACCAGGATTTGATACAATGCGACTTATTCAAGTGTTAACTAAGTTATTAACTAAACCAGAAACCCAACAGATGGGACAAAAAATTGCTGAAGGGTTATTCCAAAAAGCCTTGGCTCGTTTAATTCGTAATATTCTTCTAGAATTAGATAAACCAAAGGATGACTCCAGTCAGATTCCTCATAATCAACCTTCTCTACCTGTTGGCTATTAA